From Chitinophagales bacterium, the proteins below share one genomic window:
- a CDS encoding phosphatase PAP2 family protein, with protein MNKVFFFLLLLVCLDYACKAQINIDSILSVKDTLGVSGDSLLNSGSPASVEDSIHTIINPSSLHTELNLKSAGSRDHVNCPFHIKPAIDISITVLGIAGTITGFSLLSKKTSSDVGVILNLDPERDIKIGINRHDIHNYSVTANNLSDVFFYSSFLYGLILLADREIRQDALKIALLYVQTLGITGTSYSLAAASVDKYRPYVYNKDSLIVDGIKVPEVPIEKKTSNHAKDSFYGGHPSVPASSTLFVASVFSAYHPNSPYRFMFYGIAVAATATTAYLRYRGGDHFPTDLAIGVSLGSAYGLLVPYFHQCQDKGFSFVPITGKVKGVNVTYRF; from the coding sequence ATGAATAAGGTGTTTTTTTTTCTGCTGCTGTTAGTGTGTTTAGACTATGCTTGTAAGGCACAAATCAATATTGATTCAATTTTATCTGTAAAAGATACATTGGGGGTTTCAGGTGATTCACTGTTAAATTCCGGCAGCCCTGCATCGGTTGAAGATAGTATTCATACTATAATAAATCCTTCGAGTCTTCATACGGAATTAAACTTAAAGTCTGCCGGATCCCGGGATCATGTAAATTGTCCTTTTCACATAAAACCAGCAATTGATATTTCTATTACAGTACTTGGTATAGCAGGAACCATAACCGGGTTCTCTCTTCTCAGTAAAAAAACCTCTTCAGATGTTGGTGTAATCTTAAATCTGGATCCGGAGCGGGATATAAAAATTGGCATAAACCGCCATGATATTCATAATTATAGTGTTACTGCAAATAATCTCAGTGATGTTTTTTTCTACAGCAGTTTCCTGTATGGATTAATCCTTCTTGCAGACAGGGAGATCAGGCAGGATGCATTGAAGATTGCATTATTATATGTCCAAACCCTCGGAATAACAGGCACCTCTTACTCACTGGCCGCGGCCAGTGTTGACAAATACAGGCCCTATGTATATAATAAAGACAGCCTGATTGTAGACGGAATTAAAGTGCCTGAAGTGCCGATTGAGAAAAAAACCAGTAACCATGCAAAAGACAGTTTCTATGGGGGTCATCCTTCTGTTCCTGCATCTTCTACTTTATTCGTAGCAAGTGTGTTTTCTGCATATCATCCTAATTCACCATACCGGTTTATGTTTTATGGAATAGCGGTTGCTGCCACGGCCACCACTGCCTATTTGAGATACAGGGGCGGCGATCATTTCCCTACTGATCTTGCAATCGGAGTTTCCCTGGGTTCTGCCTATGGATTACTGGTTCCTTATTTTCATCAATGCCAGGATAAAGGCTTTTCTTTCGTCCCTATTACGGGCAAAGTAAAGGGTGTTAATGTAACCTACAGATTTTAA
- a CDS encoding T9SS type A sorting domain-containing protein, whose protein sequence is MIARTILTCLFFFLFSALYAQVCTPEWTGEGSGITPDTTQNLPPATVNTPYSATVQFKVPLRDTLSGVAISLNHLELTGVTGLSTIPSTMPFNYACNPSSCSFKADSVGCVTITGTPSAIGVYPLTIATKVYLTLGVFVPVSVGGYRITVTEGVGITPSDKSIFRVQQNVPNPAQKKTDIQVNLPASSLIEMRLFDMLGTMIYKKIVKGMPGKNTIMVDVSDFNPGIYFYVISNGENVITRQMVVD, encoded by the coding sequence ATGATTGCACGTACCATTCTTACATGTCTCTTCTTTTTTTTGTTCAGTGCCTTATACGCACAAGTTTGCACTCCGGAATGGACAGGTGAAGGTTCCGGTATTACCCCTGACACTACTCAAAACCTTCCGCCTGCAACTGTGAATACTCCATATAGTGCAACCGTACAATTTAAAGTGCCTCTCAGAGATACCTTATCAGGCGTTGCAATAAGTCTTAACCATTTAGAATTAACCGGCGTAACCGGCTTAAGCACCATTCCTTCTACCATGCCTTTTAATTATGCCTGCAATCCTTCATCCTGTTCCTTTAAAGCAGACTCCGTAGGTTGTGTTACTATTACTGGTACTCCTTCTGCGATAGGTGTATATCCTCTTACCATTGCCACTAAAGTTTATCTGACCCTTGGTGTATTTGTACCGGTATCAGTTGGGGGATATCGCATTACCGTAACAGAAGGAGTAGGAATTACCCCATCTGATAAATCCATATTCCGGGTTCAGCAAAATGTTCCCAATCCTGCACAAAAAAAGACAGATATCCAGGTAAACCTTCCTGCTTCCTCCCTAATTGAGATGAGGTTATTCGATATGCTGGGTACAATGATCTACAAAAAAATTGTTAAGGGAATGCCTGGCAAGAATACAATCATGGTGGATGTTTCAGACTTTAATCCCGGTATTTATTTTTATGTTATTAGCAACGGTGAAAATGTGATTACAAGGCAGATGGTTGTAGATTAA